A window from Schistosoma haematobium chromosome 3, whole genome shotgun sequence encodes these proteins:
- a CDS encoding hypothetical protein (EggNog:ENOG41KOG4286~COG:Z) encodes MEDNNLELIGRFTTNTSTTVAVVIVTILILPLLLLLLLIIIIIIIVFTIVLVVVVVVAVVFDLFTLLFDYLLFIRNFRLSREFIMFVIIIITITIIIIIIIIIIIIIGTVFVIVSVDDFY; translated from the coding sequence ATGGAGGATAATAACTTGGAACTAATCGGTAGATTTACTACGAACACTTCCACTACAGTAGCTGTTGTTATCGTTACTATTCTtattcttcctcttcttcttcttcttcttcttattattattattattattattgttttcactATTGTtttagttgtagtagtagtagtagcagtagtattcGATCTGTTTACtttgttatttgattatttGCTTTTCATCAGGAATTTTCGGTTGTCACGTGAGTTTATTATgtttgtgattattattattaccattaccattattattattattattattattattattattattattggcactGTCTTTGTTATTGTTAGTGTTGATGATTTTTACTAA